The following are encoded in a window of Streptomyces sp. Go-475 genomic DNA:
- a CDS encoding TetR/AcrR family transcriptional regulator codes for MTQHADADTRRSQVASALMSVVAERGLARTTLADVARTAGVSVGLVQRYFRSKDELLRFGIEYVYRRAEERIAAIPVEPPIREFVVRLMETFLPLTAERRAELRVWLSFVQASLTDADMAATHRDATERLLRGVEEALQGAQRAGELAADVDTEAEAAALVAFVDGLCLHHAATGNGFGASRLSAALDAYVDRLFD; via the coding sequence ATGACGCAGCACGCCGACGCTGACACAAGACGCAGCCAGGTCGCCTCCGCGCTGATGAGCGTGGTCGCCGAGCGGGGACTGGCGCGGACCACTCTCGCTGACGTGGCGCGGACGGCGGGTGTCTCCGTAGGACTCGTCCAACGCTATTTCCGCTCGAAGGACGAGCTGCTGAGGTTCGGCATCGAGTATGTCTACCGGCGCGCCGAGGAACGCATCGCCGCCATCCCGGTCGAGCCGCCAATCCGTGAGTTCGTCGTGCGGTTGATGGAGACGTTCCTGCCGCTGACGGCCGAGCGGCGCGCCGAGCTGCGGGTCTGGCTGAGCTTCGTGCAGGCGTCGCTGACCGACGCCGACATGGCTGCGACCCACCGGGACGCTACCGAGCGGCTCCTGCGGGGCGTCGAGGAGGCACTCCAGGGCGCTCAACGGGCCGGCGAACTCGCAGCGGACGTCGACACCGAGGCGGAGGCGGCGGCACTGGTCGCGTTCGTGGACGGGCTGTGCCTGCACCACGCGGCGACCGGCAACGGGTTCGGCGCGTCCCGCCTCAGCGCCGCGCTGGACGCCTACGTCGACCGGCTGTTCGACTGA
- a CDS encoding GAP family protein, protein MSATLALALAGLGLLDSTSFGTLLIPIWLLLTPGRVRAGRIAVYLATVATFYLCVGVLLVLGADAVLEGVRATFADVAPTHLRIAQLVLGLIVIALSYWLEARARSRAGKPGRLQRWRTAAMSGAVPDGQGPDRRDTRGGGVRGLMSLALVATALEVVTMVPYLAAVGLLANADLTWQAIGGALAGYCVVMILPAVLLGAVRIAAHDRAEPVLQRINDWFTRNSAKALGWTVGGIGIGMVLNAVIALLT, encoded by the coding sequence ATGAGCGCCACGCTGGCGCTGGCGCTGGCCGGACTGGGGCTGCTGGACAGCACAAGCTTCGGCACCCTCCTGATCCCGATCTGGCTGTTGCTCACCCCGGGGCGGGTGCGCGCCGGCCGGATCGCCGTCTATCTGGCTACGGTCGCGACGTTCTACCTCTGCGTCGGCGTGCTCCTGGTGCTGGGGGCCGATGCGGTGCTGGAGGGCGTTCGGGCGACCTTCGCCGACGTTGCCCCGACGCACCTTCGGATCGCACAGCTCGTCCTCGGCTTGATCGTCATCGCCTTGAGCTACTGGCTGGAGGCCCGTGCCCGCAGCCGCGCAGGCAAGCCGGGCCGGCTGCAGCGCTGGCGGACGGCGGCGATGTCGGGTGCCGTGCCGGACGGCCAAGGCCCGGACCGCCGGGACACGCGGGGCGGAGGGGTGCGCGGCCTGATGAGCCTCGCGTTGGTGGCCACGGCGCTGGAGGTCGTCACGATGGTGCCCTACCTGGCGGCCGTGGGCTTACTCGCGAACGCCGATCTGACCTGGCAGGCCATCGGCGGGGCGCTGGCCGGCTATTGCGTCGTGATGATCCTCCCGGCGGTCCTCCTCGGTGCCGTCCGGATCGCCGCGCACGACCGGGCCGAGCCGGTGCTGCAGCGGATCAACGACTGGTTCACCCGCAACAGCGCCAAGGCGCTCGGCTGGACCGTCGGGGGAATCGGCATCGGAATGGTCCTCAACGCCGTGATCGCCCTTCTCACCTGA
- a CDS encoding diaminobutyrate--2-oxoglutarate transaminase family protein, giving the protein MPVRTLPDDAVDDTAPGARSAHEGILRRQSTRESAARTYARALPIVPVRARGLTIEGADGRRYLDCLSGAGTLALGHNHPVVLDAIRKVLDSGAPLNVLDLATPVKDAFTTELFHTLPPGLAGRARVLFCGPAGSDAMETACELVRAATGRTGLIAFTGAGHARPPGPLEASAGALDQVVRLPYPQDYRCPFGVEGERGADLAARWTESVLDDPGSGGPHPAGVIVEPVPGEGAVNPAPDAWLRRMRQLTADRSVPLIADEIETGVGRTGAFWAVEHSGVTPDVMVLSKAIGGSLPLAVVVYRDDLDAWEPGAHAGSFRGNQLAMAAGTATLAHVRENRLADRAATLGARMLDQLQDLAGEFSYVGEVRGRGLMIGVELVDPEAEPGAGRVAGAAGDGDGDRPVTADSVRRPHPAAPDLAADVQRECLRRGLIVGLGGRHTSVVRLLPPLTISDEQAAAVLDRLADAVRAAARCHQGVRQQRRTRE; this is encoded by the coding sequence ATGCCGGTGAGGACCCTTCCCGACGATGCCGTCGACGACACCGCGCCCGGTGCGCGATCCGCGCATGAGGGAATCCTGCGGCGCCAGTCCACGCGCGAGTCCGCGGCCCGGACCTACGCCCGGGCCCTGCCGATCGTTCCCGTACGGGCGCGGGGGCTCACCATCGAGGGCGCGGACGGCCGCCGCTACCTGGACTGCCTCTCGGGCGCCGGCACACTCGCGCTCGGGCACAACCACCCGGTCGTGCTGGACGCCATCCGCAAGGTCCTCGACTCCGGTGCGCCCCTGAACGTCCTCGACCTGGCCACGCCCGTCAAGGACGCCTTCACCACCGAGCTGTTCCACACCCTGCCGCCGGGGCTCGCCGGTCGGGCACGCGTACTGTTCTGCGGACCGGCCGGCAGCGACGCCATGGAGACCGCCTGCGAACTCGTACGCGCGGCGACCGGGCGGACCGGCCTCATCGCGTTCACCGGCGCCGGCCACGCAAGGCCCCCCGGGCCGCTCGAGGCATCCGCCGGCGCCCTCGACCAGGTCGTCCGCCTGCCCTACCCGCAGGACTACCGCTGCCCGTTCGGTGTCGAGGGCGAACGCGGGGCCGACCTCGCCGCCCGCTGGACCGAATCCGTGCTCGACGACCCCGGCTCCGGCGGGCCGCATCCCGCCGGGGTGATCGTCGAGCCCGTCCCGGGCGAGGGCGCGGTGAACCCCGCGCCGGACGCCTGGCTGCGGCGCATGCGGCAGCTCACGGCCGACCGGTCCGTCCCGCTGATCGCCGACGAGATCGAGACGGGCGTCGGACGGACCGGAGCCTTCTGGGCCGTGGAGCACAGCGGCGTGACCCCCGACGTGATGGTCCTCTCCAAGGCCATCGGGGGCAGCCTGCCGCTGGCCGTCGTCGTCTACCGCGACGACCTCGACGCCTGGGAACCCGGCGCCCACGCCGGCTCCTTCCGCGGAAACCAGCTCGCCATGGCCGCCGGCACAGCGACCCTCGCCCACGTCCGGGAGAACCGTCTCGCCGACCGCGCGGCGACACTCGGCGCGCGGATGCTCGACCAACTCCAGGACCTCGCCGGGGAGTTCTCGTACGTGGGGGAAGTGCGGGGGCGGGGGCTGATGATCGGCGTCGAGCTGGTGGATCCGGAGGCGGAGCCCGGAGCCGGGCGAGTGGCCGGGGCCGCGGGAGACGGTGACGGGGATCGGCCGGTGACGGCGGACAGCGTGCGCCGCCCACATCCCGCCGCCCCCGACCTGGCCGCCGATGTCCAGCGGGAGTGCCTGCGGCGCGGCCTCATCGTCGGACTCGGCGGCCGTCACACGAGCGTCGTACGGCTGCTGCCGCCCCTGACGATCTCCGACGAACAGGCGGCCGCCGTGCTGGACCGTCTGGCCGACGCCGTCCGGGCCGCGGCTCGGTGCCATCAGGGCGTGCGACAGCAGCGCCGTACCCGCGAGTGA